In the genome of Halostella salina, the window CCTCGCTGCGTTCGAGGGCGAGGCGCTGGTCCTCTCGTTTACCGGCGACTGGCACTTCACGAGCGAGCAGGCCGAGTCGCTCGCGGCGGCGTTCCGCGACGCCGGCGTGCCGGTCGCCCACCACGTCGTCGACTCGGACCACGGCCACGACGCCTTCCTCGTCGAACCGGAGAACGTCGGCCCGCCGGTCGCGGACTTCCTCGCGGACGGCGTCGACGGCCGCGCAGTCACCGACACCGCCGGAGACGGCGACGACGGAAGCGACTTCGCGCCGGTCCACACCAGTCTGTTTTCCTGACGGATCCATCCCCCGTAATTATATTACCGGCCCCTGACATCCGTCGGGTATGTCAGGTGCAGGAAACGGCGGCGGCCGCAAGCGACGCGGCGGCTCCGGCGGCGACCGAACCGGGTCGGAGAACCGACGGCAGAGACAGCAGTCGGGCGGCTCCGGCGGCCGACGCGGCCAGGGCGGCCGTGGCGGCGGACAGCAGTCCGGCCGCGGGGGCGGGTCCCGTCGTGGCGGCCAGCGGTCCGGAGGCGGCGGGCAGCGAGCGCAGGGCGGTCAGGGTGGTCGTGGATCCCGCCAACGCGCCGGGCAACCTGCCAGCCAGGGCGGGGGTCGCCAGCAAGGCCCGCCGCCGTCCGGGTCGGGAGGCGGGACGATGCCGTCCGACGCGCGAACCACGGTCGGCTACGTGGTCGTCGCGCTCGCCGCGATGGGCCTGGCCGTCGGGCTGATGGTCGGGGCCGTCTCGGCCCTCGGGGAACAGGCGATCTCGGTCGAGCCCGTACAGGACGACGCCCAGCAACCGGACGATAGCGACCTGACTGCCGAACAGGAGCGGAAGCAAAGCACCGTCGAGGAGAAGCGGTTCCGCCAACGACTCGCCCAGTCCACCCTGTCGATGCTCCCGGTCCTCACCGTCGTCCTCGGCGGTATTGGCGGGCTGGTCGTCGGGCGAACGGTCGACGCGGACCTCGGGACGGTCGCCGTCGCCGCCGCCGTCGCCGCGTTCGTGGGCGCGACGCTGTTCATGTTCCTCGGCGGCTACGTCACGGGACAGCAACTGCCCGAGTTCGAACCTGCACCGAACATCGCCGTCTACGTCCCCTCGACCCAGCTGGCGCTCGACGCCGGGTCGCACTTCTTCAACAGCCTCGGCGCGGGGGTCGCAGGGGGCGTCGCCGGCGGTCTCGCGGGCGTCTGCGGCCGAAAGATCGGCTAGGCGAAGGACGACACCGGTGCAGTCGGGCCGGCAGACGGCCGGCAGCGTCACGAACCGGGACCCCGGACCGAAGTTCTATCTGCCGTATCATATCCGTCGTCTCTCACCGAGCCGTCAGGTACGAACGGTCCGAAAACGGCATCTCGAACCGTCTTCCCGACCGATCAGCCGTGAAAACCGTCGTAAGTTATAATACAACACTGTTTGATGTGAAAGTGATGTCAGATCGGAACCAAGTCGACCACGGCGAAGGACAGCAGCAGGAGGGGAACCAGCCGGGACAGCCACAGGGACAGCCGCAGGGACAGCCACAGGGACAGCCGCAGGGACAGCCCACCGGCCAGCCGGTCGCCCGGGGCTCCGGAAGCGACCTGCCGGTCAAGGAGGGCGCGGTGTTCGGTGCGCTCGGCGTGCTCGTCACCTACTTTACCCACCTGTACCTGACGGTCGCCGCGGCGGCCCAGAGCACCCCGCTGACGTACAGCCAGGAAGGGACCACGGTCGTGACCGACATGGTCGCCTCGTGGGTCGCGGCCGGCTGGAGCTATCTCGGGACGTTCGGCGTCGGCTTCGAGGCCGGCGGCGAGACGGCCGCGCTGTCGGCGGCACCGAACAACGTCGCCGCGCTCACCAACTCGCCGTTCACGCTCGCGACGACGGTGCTGTTCGCCGTCACCGTCGGGACGCTGGTCGCGGCCGGCTACGGGGTCGCCAAGCACACCGACGCCGACGACCCGGCCACCGCGGCGAAAGCCGGGCTGACCGTCGTCCCGCCGTACCTCGTGTTCGCCGGGATCGCGGCGGTCCTGATGTCGCATACGTACTCCGATCCGCAGCTGGTGAGCAGCGTCATCAACAGCGTCGGGGCGCTCGAAGCCGAGCAGTTCATCAGCGGTGGCGAGGTCTCCTCGGACCTGCAGTTCGGCCCCTCGCTGACCGACGCGGTGCTGCTCGCCGGCGTCGTCCTCCCGGCCGCCTTCGCCGTCGTGGGGGCGCTGCTCACGCAGGGCGAGCGGAGCGTCGACGCGGTCGTCGACAGGGTCAACAACTGAACTGCGAATCGACGGTCCGGACGGGACCGTGGGTCAGGGGGTCTCAGTCCGAGCGAAACGCCGAACTCCCGCCGATTCGGTTTCAATCTTTATTACCCCGGTATGTGTTAGGCAGTAGTGATGTCAGATCGTGGCGGAAATCGGCAGAACAGAAACGCGCAGGGCGGACAGACAGGCGGGAACCAACAGGCCCGACCCCAGCAGCAGCCACAGGGTCAGCCGACCGGGCCACAGGGCGGCGGCCGGGGCGTCGGCGACGTCGCGACCTCGCCGGCAACACAGAGCTACCTCAAGTTCTTCACCGGTATCTACGCCGTCGTCGGGATGGCTGTCGGGCTGAGCGTCGTCCTCATCGGCGTGGCGGGCGGGTCGCCGCTCCAGCCGGAACTCAGCGGAACGGTCGAGAACGCGCTCGAACAGAACGTGAATAACTACGACGCGATCCTCCAGCAGATGCAGATGAACCGGCTGGGCGCGACCGCGATCAACGGCGCGCCGCTGCTCGCGGCCGTCCTCGGCGTCATCACGGGCGGCTACGTCGGGAGCCGCCTCGACGCGCCCGACCGCGACGCCTACGTCACGGCGGGTCTCAGCGCGGGCGTCGGCTCGGTCGTACTGGTCGCGCTCACCGGCTTCCTCGCATCGACGCAGATCAGCCCCGTCCCGCAGCCGGAACTCCCCGAAGGGGTGGCCGGCGCGGCCGGTGCCGGCATCCAGGCCGACGCCGGCATGGGCGTCGTCGAAGGCATCCCGTCGGCGATCCTCATGGGCGGCACGAGCCTCTCGACGGGCGACCTCCTCATCAACTCGGTGCTGGTCGGCGTCGCCGTCGCCGCCTTCGCAGCCGCGACGGTGTACGTGGTCCGCAACTTCAGCCCCGAACCCTGAGCGCAACCACCTGATCCGTCTCGGTCCCCGCGAACTCCGCAGCGCCTTACAGCACGCCGTCCTCTTCCAGTAGCCGCTGCAGGCGGTCCATCCGCGCGACGACCGCGTCGCAGTGCGGCCGGACGGCGTCTTTCGGCACGAAGCCGACCGCCCGACCGGCGACCTGCAGCATCGGCAGGTCGTTCGCGCCGTCGCCGACGGCGACGGTGTCGGCCAGTTCGACGCCCAGGTCGTCGACGAGCGATTCGAGGGCGTCGTCCTTCGTCCCCTCGATGAGCGGCCCCTCGACCTCGCCGGTGAGCGCCCGCCCGCCGTCGCCCGCCGCCATCGGCAGCCGGTTGGCGACGATGCTGTCGACGGTCACGCCCTCTTTTTCCAGCGCGGCCTCGACGCCGCGCTCGAAGCCGCCGGTGAGGATGGCGACGTGGACGCCGGCGTCGCGCAGCGCCGCGATGAGGTCGGCCGCGCCGGGCCGCAGGGTGACCTCGTCGAACGCCGCGGCGGCCTCGGCCTCGGGCAGTCCGTCGAGCAGCGCCGCGCGCTCGCGCAGGCTGGTGGCGTAGTCGATCTCGTCGTTCATCGCCCGCTCGGTGATCGCGGCCATCTCGTCGGCCACGGCGCGGCGCTGCCCGAGCAGGACGGTCATCTCCGAGTCCGAGAGCGTTCCATCGAAGTCAAAGGCGACGACTGTCATGCCGCGGGATTCGTCCGGAGGTGTTGAAAAGAAAGCGGTTCCGATCTATCGTCGAGCATTTCTCGCCTTCGGCCATCAGAAGTGTTATAAAATCATCATTTATATCCCAGCACCGTTGAGGTTTATATTCTATTTTTAGGTTCATCAAGAACGAGAACTTCTTATAAAAATCTATATTAATAGGATATAATTAATAGTATGAAGAAGCCATACGATAGATTAGAAAATAACAAATAAAAAGATATTTAAACAGTAATTGAATGGTATTGTGTGAGGATGAAAAGAAGAGACTTACTCCACACAGTCGGTAGTGCATCTCTGGCCGCCGCCGGAATGGGGGTCGCAAAAGCTGAATCTAATGAAATCATTACTGAAAATGTTCATTTCGTAACATTTAGCGTTGGTCTTGCCGATGAATATCGATCTCAGAATAATATAACGCGAGAATCATCAGGATGCTCGGCGCGTCCAGATTATTCGTATGATGACTACAGAAACCGAATATTCGTACCCACCGGATCCCGTCCCTCACCTTCTGAAAATGAGCTAGTGGTTAGAACGACATATAATAGATACCATACAGGAAGAGAAGTAGACTTATTTACTCGAAGTCGTCCGATTCCTATTCGCGGATCGGTAGAAAGTATAGGAAACGAATATTTAGGTGTTAAGATTTCTCCGGATGTCAAAATTTTGAAAGAGGGAGCTAGAATAGAAGTTAGTTTAGATAACCAAAGTATGGTCTTACCTCCAAACAGTTCAAACGAAGTGATGGCAGAGACAGAAAACGACCATATCTTATCTTATGATATCACCAATCATGGGAATATACCGTTACTATCACATAGCACTAGGGAACTCCATCCGGTTTCTCCAGCGGACGAAGGCCAAATCAGAGAGATGGTAACAATCAATCAACCTTCAGACCCAGATATTCAATGGCATAGCAATAGCCATGCAATAAGCATTAATGAGGGAGGTACATAATGTCCGGATACACTAGTGTTGTAGTGGTTACAACGGAGGAACACCCTTGGGAAAATAAGGGTAACAGTCTTAGTGAAATAGCTAATCGAGTTGAAGATCGATGGAATGCCGAGATTGACAATGGTGACAATGAATTTACGATGAGGGCAACCGTCGACGATTATAAAGTTGATATAAATGATCGGACAGATGCAGAGACTGCGAAAAACGAAGCGGCTGGTTATCTGGAAAATTCTAATATTTCTATGGTGTATGATGTCGTTCTAGTCATGGATGATTATTCCCATGATGCTGCGAATGGATATGCATTCGTGGGATCTGAGAATAATCCTGCTGCTGGAACTTACGATAGGGGGATTGCATATTGTACAAAAGGAGATTATCACCTTGCAGAACATGAAGTATCACATACTTATGGTGGACTCCATGACCACCATGATGAGTGGGGGTCGTACCACTATACAATAATGGGTAACCCAGGTGACAAACAGTGCTTTGAAGATAACACTACATCCAGCTTCCGGGTTAGAAATAACCAATATAATAATTGCGCTCAACAGAATATAAGATCATATGTAAACGAACACCGAGATAAACTAAACTATTAATATAAATAACCTAACTTCAAGATTAGTCACATGACATCTATGATCGAAGCAGCGACATTCATGTTACCCCTAGGAAGTGTGGCCGGTTTAGTCGCATTTCTCGTTACTGCCGTCGTAGTTGGCGAGTACCGGCCTATCAAATTAATAGTATCAGTAGCTCGGCTAGAAGAGAACGGGAACCCTTCAAAGATGATGGTCGGTAGTATCTACGTGGCGTTGGGTGCTGCCGGTGGAATGATCTACTGGATACTGTTCGTCGTCGCTCCGGGGTATCCTGACTCGAAGATAGCCGCCACCGCGCTCTCCTTTTTCATCCTCGCGTACCTACCGATGGAATTTTCTCTCCTGAAACGCGACGCGGAGACCCACGCACATCGACTCCGTCTCGCGTGGGCCGGGTCGATCGTCGTCTATCTCCTCGTCGTTGTCGGCGTCACGACCCCGTTCCTGACCCAACCGACCGGGTGACGTCCGTCGTGTGAGGGCATCTTTTCTCCGACCGCTCGACCGCCGTCGCGGTCCGAAGCATCAATCGGCAGTTTTCGCCACCCCTGCCGACAAAGGAAGCGTTAACTCGGGCGCGCGAATTCGTCCCGACATGAAGGTACTCGTCACCGACCCGATCGCCGACGCGGGCCTCGAACGGCTCCGCGAAGCGGGCCACGAGGTCGTCACCGCCTACGACGTGGAGGGCGACGAACTGCTAGACGCCGTGGCCGACGCCAACGGGCTGATCGTCCGGTCAGGTACGGAGGTCACCGAGGACGTGTTCGCGGCCGCCGAGGAACTGGTCATCGTCGGCCGAGCCGGCATCGGCGTCGACAACATCGACATCGACGCCGCGACCGAGCACGGCGTCATCGTCGCCAACGCGCCGGAGGGCAACGTCCGCGCGGCCGCCGAGCACACGGTCGCCATGGCGTTCGCCTCGGCGCGCTCGATCCCGCAGGCTCACGTCCGCCTCAAGGCCGGCGAGTGGGCGAAAGGCGACTACCTCGGCACCGAGGTCAACGGCAAGACGCTGGGCGTCGTCGGCCTCGGCCGCGTCGGCCAGGAGGTCGCCAAGAAGCTGGACTCGCTGGGGATGGACCTGGTCGCGTTCGACCCCTACATCAGCGAGGAGCGCGCCGACCAGCTCGGCGCTGAACTGGTCGACCTGGACGGCTGTCTCGACCGCGCCGACTTCCTGACGGTTCACACGCCGCTGACCCCCGAGACCGAGAACATGATCGGCGAGGAAGAGCTGGCACAGCTGGAGGGCGGCTACCTCGTCAACTGCGCCCGCGGCGGCGTCGTCGACGAGGACGCGCTCGCGGCGGCCGTCGAGGACGGCGTCCTCGCCGGGGCCGCAGTCGACGTGTTCGCCGACGAGCCGGTGTCGCCGGACAATCCCCTGCTCGACGTGGAGGACGTGATCGTCACGCCCCACCTCGGCGCGTCGACGGAGGCCGCCCAGGAGAACGTCGCCGTCTCGACGGCCGACCAGGTGGTCGCCGCGTTCGACGAGGAGCCGGTCGTCAACGCCCTGAACGCCCCCTCGATCGACGAGAGCGCGTTCCCGCGCGTCGAGCCGTACATCGGCCTCGCGGAGACCGCCGGCAAGATCGCCGCACAGCTGTTCGACGGCCGGATCGCCGAGGTCGAGGTGCGCTACGAGGGCGACATCGCCGAGGAGGACGTGGAACTCGTGACGGCGAGCGGCCTCAAGGGCGTGTTCCAGCCCCTGGAGTGGCAGGTCAACGCCGTCAACGCGCCCCAGATCGCCGAGGAGCGCGGCATCGAGGTGACCGAGTCCAAGACCCGGCAGGCCGAGGACTTCCAGAGCCTCGTCACCGTGACGGTCACCGACGGCGAGGAGAAGATCAGCGTCGACGGGACGCTCTTCGCCGACGACGACGCCCGCATCGTCCGGGTCGACGGCTACCGCGTCGACGCCATCCCCGGCGGGCAGATGATGGTCGCGCGCAACACCGACGAGCCGGGCGTCATCGGCCTCATCGGCAGCGTGATGGGCGACCACGACGTGAACATCGCCGGGATGTACAACGCCCGCGAGACCATCGGCGGCGAGGCGCTGACCGTGTACAACGTGGACAGCCCCGTCCCCGACGCGGCGTTCGAGACGCTGGAGGCCGACGACCGCATCATCGAGGTGCGCTACATCCAGCTGAACGGCGTCGAGGAGTAGCGGGGACCGAGCGTGTCGAAGCGGCCGCGGCCGGGCCGCTTCAGCGTCGGAGTCTGTCGAGGAGGCCGGCGTCGCGGTCGCTTCTGTCGTCGTTCGCGGTTCGCGCTCGCTCGTCTAGCAGTCGTTCGTAGCGCGCTATCACCGCCTGCCGCCGCTTTCGCTCCTGATCCAGCGCCTGTTCGAGCGCGGCGATCCGGGCGCGGAGCTGTGCGGTCCGGGCGCGGCCGGCGACGCTCCCGGCGGGCGAGGTGCTGTCTCGGTGGCGTTCGGGTGGGGGTGGCTGGTTCGCTGCCATGCGTCTCCTCATGTGTGACAGAGTACCAAAGAACCCCAGCAGACGGGCGTCAGTCGGTCGTATGACGGGGGTCCCGCCGTCAGGTCCGTCCGCTTACTCGCCGAGATGCTCCAGCACGGCGTCGGTGTCGTTCGGCACCGGTTCGGGGTCGCCGCCCGCCTCGGCGGCCGCGTCGGGGTCCTTCAGCAGGTGGCCCGTCGTGAGGCAGACGACCGCCTCGTCGTCGCCGACGACGCCCGCCTCGCGGAGTTTCCGGAGGCCGGCGACCGACGCCGCGCTGGCCGGTTCGACGCCGACGCCCTCCGCGGCGAGGTCGCGCTGGGCCTCGGTGATCGCCTCGTCGGAGACGGCGACGGCGGTGCCGCCCGTCTCGCGGATGCCGGGCAGGGCCTTCGGGGCGTTGACGGGGTTGCCGATCCGGATCGCCGTCGCGCGGGTCTCGACCTCGTCCCAGCGCTCGGTGTCGTCCCAGCCGTGCTCGACCGCTTCCACCATCGGGGCCGCGCCCTCGGCCTGCACGCCGGTGAGCTTGGGGACCTCGTCCTCGGCCATCGCGCCGGCCTGGACGAGTTCGCGGAAGCACTTGTACAGCGCGGCGGTGTTGCCGGCGTTGCCCACCGGGAGGACGATCCGGTCGGGGAACCGGCTCTCGTCGTCGCGGAACTCCTCCAGGATTTCGAGGCCGATCGTCTTCTGGCCCTCCAGCCGGAACGGGTTCAGCGAGTTGAGCAGGTACGCCTCGCCGCGCGCGGCCAGGTCCTGCACGATGTCGAGGCAGGCGTCGAAGTTGCCGTCGACTTCGAGGATGCGGGCGTCGTGGAGGCTCGCCTGCGCGACCTTGCCGGCGGCGACCTTGCCGGCGGGCAGGAGCACGAGCGTCTCAAGGCCGGCGCGCGCGCCGTACGCCGCGAGCGCGGCGCTGGTGTTGCCCGTCGAGGCGCAGGCGAGGCGGTCGACGCCCAGTTCCTGCGCGACGCGGACGCCGACGGTCATCCCGCGGTCCTTGAAGCTGCCCGTCGGGTTCATCCCCTCGTGTTTCACGCGGAGGCGGTCGACGCCGACCTCGTCCTCCAGTCGGGGAACCTCGTGGAGGGGGGTCGACCCCTCGGGCAGGGTGACCCCCTCCGCGAACGGGAGCGCGGCGCTGTATCGCCACACCCCCCGACCCTCGAACTCGTCGAACGTCGGCGGGTCGGCGTAGCGCGCCTCCAGCAGGCCGTCGCAGTCGTCACAGCGGTACCGGATCGCCGAGAAGGGGGCGAACGACTCGCCACACTCGATGCAGGCCAGCCAGACGCCGTCCGTTGCCTCGTCGGGGACGGCCTCGGCCGCCGCCGAGAGGGTCATGGAACTCATTGTCGGGACCAACGCGTCCGGTCGGGAAAAGCGGTCCGCTCCGGGCGAAACTCCGCGCGACGCTACTCGTCGCCGAACCCGTCGATGGCGGCGTGGACGCGCTCGGTCCACTCGTCCAGGGCGTCGTGGAGCCGTGTCTTCGCCTCGGGAAGCGGGGTGGCGGTGTACTGGTACACGTAGCCGCCGGGGTCCAGCAGGCGGCGCTCGCGCTCGGCCAGCCCCTTCTCCATGAGCGTCGTCAGCGACCGGTTCACGTTGCTCCGGTCCCGGTCGAGTTCGTCGGCCAGTTCCTCGACGGTGCTGCCGGGGTGGTCCAGCAGCGCGAGGTACGTCCGCGTCTCGTGGGCCTGGATGTCGAACACGCAGGTCATGACCTCGCGGAACTCGGGGTCGGCTGTCTCCAGCAATTCGCCCATGTTCCGCGGGGGCTCGGAGTCGGCCATGCCACCCCGTTAGGTCGGACGGGGGTTAAAATTCCGCATCGGTTTCGCTCTCACTCCGGCGATTCGACGTACCCCTGGTTCTCGATGCACCGTCGCATCTCCGCGACGTCGTCGTGCTTGTGGAGCGTCGTCGGCGTGTCGCAGTAGTACGTCTCGCCGTCGTGGCGGAGCGTCACCTCGTGAGGGGAACCGAGCAGTTCGGTTTCGAGGACGACGCGTCGCCCGTCCTCGAGCGCGTCGAGGATGGTCTCCGCGTCGAGTTCGCCCGCAGTCGCGTGGAGTGGCTCGGGCATCGTCGGTGGCGAAGTATCGTGTTCGAGGCTAATCAGTGTTGGCGGCGGGACCTGGTATTTAATCCTATCGGCCCTATGCGCCCGCCGCGCCACGCCGAACCAGAACTATTTGCCGGTTCGTGGTATCGGGGAGCATGGCACAGCAGACAGCCACCGAACGAAGCACCGACACGGAAACGACGGTCGCCGCGTGGCAGGCCGGCGTCCTCGCGGGCATCGGCGGCGGGTTCGTGATGGGGATCATGCTGACGATGCAGATGACGCCGGTCATCGAGAATGCCATCCCCGCGCTGTGGGGGCTTTCAGGCGGGGCAGCGGGATGGACGATTCACATGGCGAACTCGGCCGTCTTAGGGGTCGTCTTCGCCGCGATAGCGGGCACTGCGGCGCTGTCCGACTACGGCGACTCGGTCGGGACGAGCGCGCTCGTCGGCGTCGCCTACGGCGTCGTGCTGTGGGTCGTCCTCGCGGCGGTCGTGATGCCAGTCTGGCTCGACGCCGTCGGGTTCGGCGCGGTACCGCCGCTGCCGAACTTCAACCCGATGAGCCTCGTCGGCCACGTCGTCTACGGGGCCGTGACCGGCGCGCTGTACCCGCTGATCCGGTAGTACGCCGGTCGACGTCCCGTGCTTCACGGGTCGGCGGTCACCGTGGGAATGTGCGGCTCGTGCATCAGCGGGCTAACACTTTATCGGTGGCCTAGGACTGTCGAGCATGGCAACGACCGACGAAGTCGGCCTCAGGACCGAGCGGAGCAACTCCTACGTCCTTTACGGCGCGCTCGCCGGGGTGGTCGCCGGACTCGCGTTCGGCCTGCTCATCCAGTTCCGGCTGGAGCGGATGACCGCGATCGGCGCGATGTACACGCTCGGCGAGCCGAGCCTCTCGATCGGGTGGGTCGCTCACGTCGTCCACAGCGCGCTGTTCGGCGCGCTGCTCGGGCTTGTCGTGGACCGCGAGCCGCTCCGAACGATCGCACGCAACCCCCTGAAAAGCGCCGGCGTCGGGATCGCGTACGGGATCACCCTCTGGGCGGTCAACATCGTGTTCCTCTGGCCGCTGTGGCTCAACGGCGTCGGCCTGCCGGGCGCGCCCGAGCTGCCGTTCCTCGGCGTCATGCCGCTGGTCGGCCACGTCGTGTACGGCGGTCTCGCCGGGGCGATCCTCTCGGCGGTGCTCCAGTAGCTACGCGTCGAGCAGGTGCGCGAGCAGCCCCTTCTGGGCGTGCATTCGGTTTTCCGCCTGTCGCCACACCAGCGAGCGGTCGCTCTCGATGACGGCGTCGGTGATCTCCTCGCCGCGGTGCGCGGGGAGACAGTGCATCACCGACGCGTCCGGCGCTGCGCCCGCGAGCAGGTCCTCGTTCACCTGGAACCCCTCGAAGTCGGTCATCCGCACGTCGCGCTCGTCCTCCTGGCCCATGCTGATCCACACGTCGGTGTAGATCACGTCAGCGTCCTCGACGGCCGCGACCGGGTCGTCGGTCACCGTCGGGTCGCCGCCGAGGTCGCGGGCGCGCTCGACCACGTCGTCGTCGATCCCGTACCCCTCGGGCGTGGCGACGGTGAGGTCGATATCGGTCAGCGCACAGCCGAGCGCGAACGACTGGGCGACGTTGTTCCCGTCGCCGACCCACGCCGCCGAGACGCCGTCGAAGCCGCCCTCCGTCTCGCGGATCGTCAGCAGGTCCGCGAGCGTCTGGCACGGGTGGGCGTCGTCGGTCAGCCCGTTGACCACGGGCACGTCGGCGTACTCGGCCAGCACCTCGACGTTGTGGTGCTTGAACACGCGGGCCATCAGCGCGTCGACGTAGCCCGACAGCGCTCGGGCGGTGTCCTTCAGCGGCTCGCCGCGGCCGAGCTGGATGTCGTTCTCGCCGAGGAACACGGCGTGGCCACCCAGTTGCGTCATCCCCGTCTCGAAGGAGACCCGGGTTCGCGTCGAGGGCTTCTGGAACAGCATGCCGAGGGTCCGCTCCGGCAGGTCGCGGTGCGGTTCGCCCGCGGCGAGTTGCTCCTTGTACGCCGCCCCCCTGTCGAGGACGGCCGTCAGTTCGTCCGGGGTCAGGTCGTCGACGTCGAGGTAGTTGTCGGTCATGTGTTGGCGGTCACGACTGCAAGCGGTCAGCGACGCGTTCGAGCACCGCGACGGCGCGGTCGAACTCGGACAGCGACAGATGTTCGTTCGGCGCGTGGTCGAGGTCGGAATCGCCCGGGCCGTACGTCGCCATCGGGCAGTCCCAGGCCCGTGCGTAGAGGTTCATGTCGCTCGTGCCGGTCTTGCGGAGCAGTCGGGGGTCGCCGTCCGCGTCGCGGATCGCGGCGCGGAACGCCCGCGCCACGTCGTTCCGGGGGTTCTCCATCACCGGCGGGATCGGCTCCTCCCAGGTGACGGTGCCCGACTCCAGTTCGCCGTCCGCAACCTCGCGGACGGCCTCGGCGGTCTGCTCGGGCGGGATCCGGAGCTGCACGTCCATCGTCGCCTCGACGGAGAGGCCGTCGGCGGTGAACCCGCCGTCGAAGGAGACCGGTTTCGTGGTCACCTGCTCGAAGACGGGCACCCACTCGTCCGGTTCGAACGCGTCCTCGACCCGGGACCACCAGCGGATGCCGTCCTGGATGGCGTTTGCCTCGGGACGGGACGTGTGGCCGGACTCGCTGGTAGCGACGTACGTGCCCGCGAGGAAGCCCCGATAGCCGAGCGTGATGCCGTCCCAGCCGCTCGGCTCGCCGTTGATCACGGCGTCGGGCGCGTCGCGGTCGGCGACGAGGTGGCGCGCCCCCCGCGAGTTCGTCTCCTCGCCCACGACGCCGACGAAGGAGACGCCCGTCCGCACCGCCGCAGCGGCCATCGCCGCGAGCGGGCCGGTGGCGTCGACGGAGCCGCGCCCCCAGAGGTTCCCGTCATCGTCCACCTCGACGGGGATCTCGCCGGGCACGGTGTCGATATGCGAGGTCAGCAGGACGGCGTCGTCGGCGGGCGCGCGGACGTTGCCGACCTCGTCGATCCACACGTCGCGGCCGTGGGCCTCGAAGAAGTCGGCGAGGTGCTCGGCCGCCTCGGCCTCCTCGCCCGTCGGCGAGGGGATCGAGACGAGGTCGACGAGCAGGTCGCGGGCCTCGTCGTCGGGGACGGCGGCGGTTGCGCTCATGTGACGACGGCCTCCATGGCGTCGACGACCTCGTCGACGTGGGCCTCGTCGACCGTCAGCGGCGGGAGCAGGCGCACGACGGTCCGGCCAGCCGGCAGCGCGAGCACGCCGTGGTTCATCGCGAGTTCCTTCAGCGCGCGGTTCGCGCCGCGGCCGACCTCGACGCCGACTAGCAGGCCCTCGCCGCGGACCTCGCGGACCTCGTCGCCGAGCGCC includes:
- the serB gene encoding phosphoserine phosphatase SerB produces the protein MTVVAFDFDGTLSDSEMTVLLGQRRAVADEMAAITERAMNDEIDYATSLRERAALLDGLPEAEAAAAFDEVTLRPGAADLIAALRDAGVHVAILTGGFERGVEAALEKEGVTVDSIVANRLPMAAGDGGRALTGEVEGPLIEGTKDDALESLVDDLGVELADTVAVGDGANDLPMLQVAGRAVGFVPKDAVRPHCDAVVARMDRLQRLLEEDGVL
- the serA gene encoding phosphoglycerate dehydrogenase; this translates as MKVLVTDPIADAGLERLREAGHEVVTAYDVEGDELLDAVADANGLIVRSGTEVTEDVFAAAEELVIVGRAGIGVDNIDIDAATEHGVIVANAPEGNVRAAAEHTVAMAFASARSIPQAHVRLKAGEWAKGDYLGTEVNGKTLGVVGLGRVGQEVAKKLDSLGMDLVAFDPYISEERADQLGAELVDLDGCLDRADFLTVHTPLTPETENMIGEEELAQLEGGYLVNCARGGVVDEDALAAAVEDGVLAGAAVDVFADEPVSPDNPLLDVEDVIVTPHLGASTEAAQENVAVSTADQVVAAFDEEPVVNALNAPSIDESAFPRVEPYIGLAETAGKIAAQLFDGRIAEVEVRYEGDIAEEDVELVTASGLKGVFQPLEWQVNAVNAPQIAEERGIEVTESKTRQAEDFQSLVTVTVTDGEEKISVDGTLFADDDARIVRVDGYRVDAIPGGQMMVARNTDEPGVIGLIGSVMGDHDVNIAGMYNARETIGGEALTVYNVDSPVPDAAFETLEADDRIIEVRYIQLNGVEE
- the thrC gene encoding threonine synthase, which encodes MSSMTLSAAAEAVPDEATDGVWLACIECGESFAPFSAIRYRCDDCDGLLEARYADPPTFDEFEGRGVWRYSAALPFAEGVTLPEGSTPLHEVPRLEDEVGVDRLRVKHEGMNPTGSFKDRGMTVGVRVAQELGVDRLACASTGNTSAALAAYGARAGLETLVLLPAGKVAAGKVAQASLHDARILEVDGNFDACLDIVQDLAARGEAYLLNSLNPFRLEGQKTIGLEILEEFRDDESRFPDRIVLPVGNAGNTAALYKCFRELVQAGAMAEDEVPKLTGVQAEGAAPMVEAVEHGWDDTERWDEVETRATAIRIGNPVNAPKALPGIRETGGTAVAVSDEAITEAQRDLAAEGVGVEPASAASVAGLRKLREAGVVGDDEAVVCLTTGHLLKDPDAAAEAGGDPEPVPNDTDAVLEHLGE
- a CDS encoding helix-turn-helix domain-containing protein, producing the protein MADSEPPRNMGELLETADPEFREVMTCVFDIQAHETRTYLALLDHPGSTVEELADELDRDRSNVNRSLTTLMEKGLAERERRLLDPGGYVYQYTATPLPEAKTRLHDALDEWTERVHAAIDGFGDE
- a CDS encoding histidine kinase; the protein is MAQQTATERSTDTETTVAAWQAGVLAGIGGGFVMGIMLTMQMTPVIENAIPALWGLSGGAAGWTIHMANSAVLGVVFAAIAGTAALSDYGDSVGTSALVGVAYGVVLWVVLAAVVMPVWLDAVGFGAVPPLPNFNPMSLVGHVVYGAVTGALYPLIR
- the argF gene encoding ornithine carbamoyltransferase, with product MTDNYLDVDDLTPDELTAVLDRGAAYKEQLAAGEPHRDLPERTLGMLFQKPSTRTRVSFETGMTQLGGHAVFLGENDIQLGRGEPLKDTARALSGYVDALMARVFKHHNVEVLAEYADVPVVNGLTDDAHPCQTLADLLTIRETEGGFDGVSAAWVGDGNNVAQSFALGCALTDIDLTVATPEGYGIDDDVVERARDLGGDPTVTDDPVAAVEDADVIYTDVWISMGQEDERDVRMTDFEGFQVNEDLLAGAAPDASVMHCLPAHRGEEITDAVIESDRSLVWRQAENRMHAQKGLLAHLLDA
- a CDS encoding [LysW]-lysine hydrolase, with the protein product MSATAAVPDDEARDLLVDLVSIPSPTGEEAEAAEHLADFFEAHGRDVWIDEVGNVRAPADDAVLLTSHIDTVPGEIPVEVDDDGNLWGRGSVDATGPLAAMAAAAVRTGVSFVGVVGEETNSRGARHLVADRDAPDAVINGEPSGWDGITLGYRGFLAGTYVATSESGHTSRPEANAIQDGIRWWSRVEDAFEPDEWVPVFEQVTTKPVSFDGGFTADGLSVEATMDVQLRIPPEQTAEAVREVADGELESGTVTWEEPIPPVMENPRNDVARAFRAAIRDADGDPRLLRKTGTSDMNLYARAWDCPMATYGPGDSDLDHAPNEHLSLSEFDRAVAVLERVADRLQS